AGCGGCGCAAGCTGCTCTGACCCGGGCGTCGCCGACGGCGGCGGGGAGCGCGCCGACCGTCGGCGACGGGCTCACACCAGCGTTTCCGGGTCCTTGGGGCGGCGGCCCACGGCGATCACCTTCACCCGCTGCCGGCCGGCCCGGACCATGCCCAGGGCCATGAAGGCACCCGCGATCCGGTCGGCGGCCTCCCGGCTGTTCGCCCCGACCACCTGGCGGCGGCGCTCGGGGCTGGTCCGTTCGTTGCGGTTCAGCGCCTCGACGGGCCGGACGTCGGTGAGCACCACGAGGAACCGGGTCACCGCCGGCCACCTCGGGCCGGGCGGAGGGGCGCGGACCCGGATCTCCGGGTACGGGCTCCGGTCGACGTCATGCGCGCCCCTTCCGTCGCTCGGCGATGGCAGGGCACGCGGCGATCAGGTCTTGGGGGAGTAAAACCCGATCGCCGCGCGCCCCATCCCCTCCGGTCGCCCACCACCACCGTCGCCACGACAACCGGCGGTGAGGACCTGGTCACAGATTGACAGGTGGACACGCGTGAATGCAACTCTCATCGATGTTCTCTCATGCCCGAGTTCCCGTTTATGTGCGACCATCGATGCATGGCTCCGAAGACGGCCCGGGCCCGACGGCTCGGCATCGCCCTGCGTACCCACCGGGAAGCCGCCGGCCTGACCCTGGAGGCGGCCGCCGACGAGATCAACAGCACCCGCAGCACCCTGTCCCGCTACGAGAACGCGCAGACCCTGGTCAACCCCGCCACCGTCCGCGCGCTGCTCACCCTCTACGGGGTGGGCGCCGACGAGGTGGCGGCGGCGGTGCAGCTCGCCAAGGACGCCCGCAAGCCCGGCTGGTGGGTCTCCTACTCCTACCTGCTGGACCGGCGCACCATCGACTTCATCGCCCTGGAGGCGGAGGCCACCGGCATCGCGAACTTCGAACCGTCGGTGGTGCCCGGCCTGCTCCAGACCGCGGACTACATCCGGGGCGTCATGCGCGGCGGACCGCACACCCTCAGCGACGACCAGGTCGAGCAGCGGGTCCACCTCCGCCTCGACCGTCAGCAGCGGCTCACCTCGGACGACCCGCCGATCCTGGACGCGATCATCGACGAGGGCGCGCTGCTGCGCCCGGTGGGTGACCGCAGCGTCATGGAGGGGCAGCTGCGGCACCTGCTCAAGATGGGCGAGCTGCCGAACATCACCGTCCAGGTGATCCCGCTCGCCGCCGGATACCACCGGGGCACCCGCGGCTCGCTGCACATCCTGGAGTTCGCCGACCCGGAGGACCCGATCATCGCCTCGGTCGAGACGGTCGCCGGGCAGATGGTCCTCGACCGGCCGGGCGACCTGCGTACCTGCACCAAGATCATGGAGCACCTGCGGACCGTCGCGCTCAGCCCGGCGGCCAGTCGGGACCAGCTCGCCCAACTCCTGAAGGGACGGTAGTACCGATGACCCCCACGACGAGCCCGCAGCCGGAGCCGGTCGCCTGGCGCAAGAGCAGCCACAGCGGCGACGAGGGTGCCTGCGTCGAGATGGCCGTGCTGCCCGGCGCCGTGGCGGTCCGCGACTCCAAGGACCCCGGCGGCCCGACGCTGCGCTTCACCCCGGCCGCCTGGGCGTCCTTCGCCGACGCCCCGCCTCGCCCCTGACCCCACACCGGGTACCGGCCGGCCAGCGGGCCGGCCGGGGGCGCTCGGGCGGTGCCGCGCTGGCCGGGCGGCGCAGGGGCGGGCGCCGCGCCGGACGGTGGCGCGAGGGCGGCGCCGGCCGGACGGTGGCGCGAAGGTGGTGCCGGCCGGCGGTCAGCCGGCCATCAGCGGGCCGGCCGGGGCGTCGGCCCGCAGCGTCTCCAGCGCCGCGATGGCCACTCCGCGCGCGCCGGCCATGTCTCGCTCGGGCACCAGGGCGAAGGCGGCCACCGCGGCCTGCTCGGCCCGCAGCAC
This genomic interval from Micromonospora sp. CCTCC AA 2012012 contains the following:
- a CDS encoding DUF397 domain-containing protein, which translates into the protein MTPTTSPQPEPVAWRKSSHSGDEGACVEMAVLPGAVAVRDSKDPGGPTLRFTPAAWASFADAPPRP
- a CDS encoding helix-turn-helix domain-containing protein, with protein sequence MAPKTARARRLGIALRTHREAAGLTLEAAADEINSTRSTLSRYENAQTLVNPATVRALLTLYGVGADEVAAAVQLAKDARKPGWWVSYSYLLDRRTIDFIALEAEATGIANFEPSVVPGLLQTADYIRGVMRGGPHTLSDDQVEQRVHLRLDRQQRLTSDDPPILDAIIDEGALLRPVGDRSVMEGQLRHLLKMGELPNITVQVIPLAAGYHRGTRGSLHILEFADPEDPIIASVETVAGQMVLDRPGDLRTCTKIMEHLRTVALSPAASRDQLAQLLKGR